AGAACCCGTAAACCTCAGTTCCTCTCTCGCTCCATCCCAGTCCACCACGTCCACAAAGTCCACTTCGTCCACAGCAGCTATGCCAGTAACTGCAGCATCAACAATTATTTACATACGTGCCAGATTTTTTTCTTGACCCCCACCCAGCGACCATATACCCTACCGCTTCTGCAGGGCGCTAAGCAGTTTTTTGGCTTGGCTTTGTAGATTCGAGCAACTCTGCGAGCTGGTTTGGCATCTCCTATCGCGCTGCCAGAGTTCTCCCCGGAATAAAATTCCGCAGCAAGTAGTCAGGAATGAAGATCCTGTGACTTTTTAGGCTCCTGCGCCGTCTAATAGTAAGCAACTGCTTACCTGGGCCCCCAAAAGTTTCCGAGAAGGCTGTTAGCTGTATCTCTAAGATTCTAAAAAGAAAGGAAAAATACCTATCATGCGCTCTGATTTGATTTATGATGCTCTCGGCACGGTACAGAACCGATACCTTCTGTGCCAGGTCGCTTCAAAGGCGACTCGCAAGTTCCACAAGCCCAACACCCGCGTACAAGAGACAATGAACGAAGTCCTTACCCGTGTGGGTAAGGCCAATGCTCCTGACCGAGTGATGGGCACGACTGAAGAAGCGTTCGAGCCGCAGCGGCAGGCTGCTTAAGCAGCCTCTGCCGCGCGCCCGGCGCGGCGTTCTCCCCCAAGGATCCTTCGCAAGATTTTTTCAGAAGTTTCTCAAAATTCCACACCTCTCCTTATTTGCAACAACTCCGTAGGTGATCATGACCATCGCTGAACTGAAAGAAAAGAACATCACAGAACTAACCCGCATCGCGCGTTCCCTGGAACTTCCAGGCGCCAGCGGACTTCGCAAGCAGGACCTTATCTTCAAGATCCTGCAAGCACAGAGCGAAAAAGAAGGACACATCTTCGCCGAAGGCGTCCTCGAAATCCTGCCCGACGGCTACGGCTTTCTTCGCTCTCCCGACTACAACTACCTGCCCGGTCCGGATGACATTTACGTTTCTCCGTCGCAGATTCGCAAATTCGACCTCAAAACCGGTGACACGGTTAGCGGCCAAGTGCGTCCGCCGCACGAAGGCGAGAAGTACTTCGCCTTGGTAAAGATCGAAGCCGTCAACTTCGAGTCGCCTGACGAGGCGCGCAACAAAATCCTCTTCGACAACCTGACCCCGCTCTATCCGCAGGAGCGCATCAAGCAGGAGACCGTGCGCGAGAACATCAGCGCACGCGTTATGGATCTGCTTACGCCAGTCGGCAAAGGACAGCGCGGGCTGATCGTCGCTCCGCCGCGCACCGGCAAGACGATGCTGTTGCAGGCGATCGCGAACTCGATCACGACGAACCATCCGGAAGTCGTGCTGATCGTTCTGCTGATCGACGAACGTCCGGAAGAAGTTACGGACATGCAGCGCTCTGTAAAGGGCGAAGTGATTTCTTCGACCTTCGATGAGCCGGCAGCCCGCCACGTGCAGGTCGCCGAAATGGTGATCGAGAAGGCGAAGCGTCTCGTCGAGCACAAGCGCGATGTCGTGATCCTGCTCGACTCAATTACTCGTTTGGCACGCGCTTATAACACGATCGTGCCGCCATCAGGCAAAGTCCTCTCC
The sequence above is a segment of the Terriglobales bacterium genome. Coding sequences within it:
- a CDS encoding DNA-directed RNA polymerase subunit omega — its product is MRSDLIYDALGTVQNRYLLCQVASKATRKFHKPNTRVQETMNEVLTRVGKANAPDRVMGTTEEAFEPQRQAA
- the rho gene encoding transcription termination factor Rho codes for the protein MTIAELKEKNITELTRIARSLELPGASGLRKQDLIFKILQAQSEKEGHIFAEGVLEILPDGYGFLRSPDYNYLPGPDDIYVSPSQIRKFDLKTGDTVSGQVRPPHEGEKYFALVKIEAVNFESPDEARNKILFDNLTPLYPQERIKQETVRENISARVMDLLTPVGKGQRGLIVAPPRTGKTMLLQAIANSITTNHPEVVLIVLLIDERPEEVTDMQRSVKGEVISSTFDEPAARHVQVAEMVIEKAKRLVEHKRDVVILLDSITRLARAYNTIVPPSGKVLSGGVDSNALQRPKRFFGAARNIEEGGSLTIIATALVETGSRMDDVIFEEFKGT